The Lonchura striata isolate bLonStr1 chromosome 8, bLonStr1.mat, whole genome shotgun sequence genomic interval CTGAAGTCTTAATGAGTTACACACACAAGGCAATTCTACATGGAAATGGCTTAGATAAGAGAGCACTGGATAAATATCACTTGAAAACTTGAATCTTACTGAAGAGatttccagcagcacagtggATTTGCATGACAGAGGTCTACATGGCCCTTGGAaatctcccagcacagcacaaaatGCCTGGAATAAGCACAGGATGCCACGTAGGAACTGCAATGCACCTGCTGCAGAGATGACTTTTGGGCAACAAGGAAAAATCCAACTCACAACAAATGGATGgctctttgctttctttgttaCAGCAGCACTTGAAGCATTTCCTCAGCACCATGAATATGTAGGCAAAGATgacaaaggggaaggggatGGTCAGGCGACTGCAGTATTCCTGCACCAGGAAAAAGCGTTGGAACTTCCACACCTGGTCATTGTTCTCTTGCACTGATCCAACAGTGTAACTGATGGGAAAGAGAGAACACAACCAGGATGAGTTGGTCACCAAAGAGCTGCATCAGAGCCAACAACAGAGCATTCCTCTACTGTACCAGGGCATGGTTTTAtagtcacagaatcccagagtaGTTTGGcttgggaaggaccttaaagctcaccccattccatcccctgccatgggcagggacaccttctatcatcccaggttgttccaagccccatctaacctggccttggacactgccagggatccaggggcagccacagctgctctgggcaccctgtgccagggcctgcccaccctcacaggggacaattccttcccagtatcccatccatccatgccctctggcagtggaagccattccctgtgtcctgtccctccatgccttatccccagttcctctccagctctcctggagctgctttagtccctgcaaggggctctgagctctccctggagcctttttctccccaggtGAGCACCCTCAGCTCTCCTAGCCAGGCTCCATTCCCTTTGAGAAtctcctctggactcattccggcagctccatgtccttctgATGTTAGGGGCCCTAGTCATTCTGAAGGTAGTCATTTTTATTAACCAGGAGGTTATTTAGTTTGTTCTCCTCCTTAGAGAGTAATTCACAAATGGGTGGAATTaaaacagtaggaaaaaaaaaaccttgaagttacaaataaacaggaaaatatatgAATAGGAAGAAAATACTCCATGTATTTTTACTACCTCAGCTCTAACCAGTCTTCTTCTAGCCTAGACACATGAGAACAGGATGCTTCTTCACAAGATATTGTGTCTTATTAACTGAGCAGATAACTGCTTTCTTAGGAAAAAGCCCAAACCTAAAATGAGAACACTTACAAGAAATTTAAAAGCTCCTGAGATTTATAGTAGACGTATTAAGGACACTGCAGGCACAGATCAAACCCACAGCACAAGGCACTGTATGGACCCTGCAAAGCAACAACCACAGGTGcaagcagctcccaggctgccTGACCTTTCAGTGTGACATTAAGTGGCAGATGGATGCTCCCAAAATGCCTCTGCTCAGAGCCTAATGCACCTTTATGTGAGATAAATGCAAACCTTCACCTGGTGGAGATTCTCTTTTTGTGTAAAAGATAGATGCAACTGGTGAAAACTAGAGGGTTTTTTACTGGCATAACAGCATAAACCAGAGCATTTACCATCAGGTACTGTTAAAGTAAGTGTTCTAGCAAATATTAAAGGTTTTAGGGTAGAGCTGGCTTACTGCTGTATACTTTCCTTCATTGTTGAAAGGTACTTGCACCCTTCCTAGGGAGTATGAGCATGCTTGTCTCTCCCCAGGCACAGATATGCTTTACCTATCTTGGATGCCTTGCCAAAAAtagtatttctgattttctttagaTTCTAggtcagcctggggaagaggggTCAGAGCAGAACCTAAATCTGAGGCATTCTCAACTTACCACTCTCTAGCATCTCATCTCAGGCCAGGAAACACTGGCAGCGTCATTCAGCTGAGAGATGCTCTTGAGCAGCACCAGGAGTCCTGTCAATACTCCTGTTGCCAAAGCAACTTCCTGCCAAGGTACCAtcaaatcacaaaaataaactTGTGGTCCTCAAGAAGGCTGGTCAGAGGTTTTGAGTACTCTTGTCATGAGTGTAAAGCAGAAAAGGAcaagggctgggaatgggaacagaggCACAACACCAATCCAGCTGCATTCCCAAGTGAGACATGAAGGCAACACACCCCCAAAATCTGATATGAGGAACTTCCCATGATTAAATCAACTCTGTGCCACGGCTTGCAGAGGATACAACAAAGATTTCTGGGAGAAGCTGAGGAAGACATTCCTTGACCTTGCTGGTCTAGGGGTGATGGCACTTCTCAAGACAAAGTCCTTTTGCATGTCCCAGGGGGATGTGGCCCATTGCCTGTAGTCTAAGTCAGAACAATAAATGGCAGGTCCATCAAATCAGTACCAGACTTATCCTCACCACACAGCAGCTCAGGTTAATAAAACCACAGTGTCCTGAAGAGTGATGATAACTCATTTACTCACTCTGCTGCTCAAGCAAGTTCACTTGTGCAGCAACTCACATTTCGGTAAGGCTCTGACCCAGCATCACCCCCTGTGATGGGTTTGCTGGGGTTTGCACCACACCCACAGTGCAGAGGATGCTTAGAGATGGAGGCAAAGGACAGGCAGCAATCCCTCCCCAGGACACTGCACCAGTTTCCCCCAGGCTGCTGTGACAGATGCAGAGGCGAGGCTTGGcttcctgctgttttccagcaCTCCAGTCTCTTCCCCAGAGCTATGTCAGTGCAGGGATGACCAGGAAGCCACGGCTCCTTCATTACGTACCCGAACATGGCCACGAGCAGGTTGACCAGGAGGATGTTGGTGGAGAGCATGTAAATGCACACAAGGGGAATGGTGATCCACTCTGGGAAGCGGGGCTGGTTGTTGGCATCCAGCTCCACGCACAAGGGCTTGGACTCATTCCCAGAAAAAG includes:
- the LOC144246720 gene encoding transient receptor potential cation channel subfamily M member 8-like, which codes for MRGTTYNFDHCTFSGNESKPLCVELDANNQPRFPEWITIPLVCIYMLSTNILLVNLLVAMFGYTVGSVQENNDQVWKFQRFFLVQEYCSRLTIPFPFVIFAYIFMVLRKCFKCCCNKESKEPSICCSRNEDNEILAWEAVMKENYLVKINTKANDSSEEMVHRFRQLDAKLSDLKGLLKEISSKIK